One genomic window of Polyangium aurulentum includes the following:
- a CDS encoding sensor histidine kinase, producing the protein MNERRADPDLLLRRVQAEEARARRGKLKIFFGASPGVGKTYAMLEAARREKAAGRDVVLGYIETHGRAETAQLCAGLETLPRQTVTYRGKGLEELDLDAALRRRPAVVLVDELAHTNAPGVRHPKRWQDVFELLEAGIEVWTTLNVQHIESLNDVVSQVTHVRVRETLPDAVLERADEIELVDLPPDALLERLREGKVYRPETAERAEAQFFRRGNLLALRELALRKTAERVDTDVLAYRREQGIGATWAVAEHILVCIGPSPASADLVRAARRMAAGLRARWTAATVETPATGGFSQRDRARVTQHLRLAQELGASVATLSGQRMSEAILDYAREHNVTRIILGKPTHPRIRDMLFGSMLDEVVRGSGDIDVHVIAGEPREKETPAPRPRAPRSMSAYLWSAASVAAATALAVSLSSVLDLADAIMVYMLEIVIVAYRFGRGPALLASALSVATLDFYFVAPHHTFAVADLRHLATFAGLFLVGFVTSGLAERVQRQATSARMREARTATLYALARELSQSRDAQKIAAVAVRHVFGAVAGRGVVLLLPNGEGRLAVACSEPRGLGLDEREQGVAAWAFERGEPAGTGTGTLPGAEGLYLPLASASKSVGVLGILPADAARLEDHEQRDLLEALSHQIAMALGRTRLEEEAQEARLLMEREALRNTLLSSVSHDLRTPLAAITGAASTLLEGARALEVMERELLSTIYEEAERLNRLVSNLLDMSRLESGGLELHREWTPPEEVVGAALNRLERALEGRAVTASLPEDLPLVPLDGVLMGQVLFNLLDNAVKYTPRGSPIDISARVEKDRMIIEVADRGPGLPAGAEERLFDKFFRGPGGKRTAGTGLGLAICRGIVQAHGGTITAEQRPGGGAIFRIALPLGEAPPSVPGERA; encoded by the coding sequence ATGAACGAGCGACGCGCCGACCCCGACCTGCTCCTGCGCCGCGTGCAGGCCGAGGAGGCGCGCGCCAGGCGCGGCAAGCTGAAGATCTTCTTCGGCGCCTCGCCCGGCGTCGGCAAGACCTACGCCATGCTCGAGGCCGCCCGACGCGAAAAGGCCGCTGGGCGCGACGTGGTGCTCGGGTACATCGAGACGCACGGCCGCGCCGAGACCGCGCAGCTCTGCGCGGGCCTGGAGACCTTGCCGCGCCAAACCGTCACCTACCGCGGCAAGGGGCTCGAGGAGCTCGACCTCGACGCCGCGCTCCGGCGCCGGCCCGCGGTGGTGCTCGTCGACGAGCTCGCGCACACCAACGCGCCCGGCGTCCGTCACCCCAAGCGCTGGCAGGACGTCTTCGAGCTGCTCGAGGCCGGGATCGAGGTCTGGACGACCCTCAACGTCCAGCACATCGAGAGCCTCAACGACGTGGTCTCCCAGGTGACGCACGTGCGCGTGCGCGAGACCTTGCCGGACGCGGTGCTCGAGCGCGCGGACGAGATCGAGCTCGTCGATCTGCCTCCGGACGCGCTGCTCGAGCGCCTGCGCGAGGGCAAGGTCTACCGGCCCGAGACCGCCGAGCGCGCCGAGGCGCAGTTCTTCCGCAGGGGCAACCTCCTCGCCCTGCGCGAGCTCGCCCTGCGCAAGACGGCCGAGCGCGTCGACACCGACGTCCTCGCCTACCGGCGCGAGCAAGGCATCGGCGCCACGTGGGCCGTGGCCGAGCACATCCTGGTGTGCATCGGGCCGAGCCCGGCCTCGGCCGATCTCGTGCGCGCGGCGCGCAGGATGGCCGCAGGGCTGCGCGCGAGATGGACCGCGGCCACCGTGGAGACCCCCGCGACGGGCGGTTTCTCGCAGCGCGATCGGGCGCGGGTCACGCAGCACCTGCGCCTCGCCCAGGAGCTCGGGGCCTCGGTGGCCACGCTGAGCGGCCAGCGCATGAGCGAGGCGATCCTCGACTACGCGCGCGAGCACAACGTCACCCGCATCATCCTCGGCAAACCCACGCACCCCCGCATCCGCGACATGCTCTTCGGCTCGATGCTCGACGAGGTCGTGCGCGGCTCGGGCGACATCGACGTGCACGTGATCGCCGGCGAGCCGCGCGAGAAGGAGACCCCCGCGCCCCGCCCGCGCGCTCCCCGCTCGATGAGCGCCTACCTCTGGAGCGCCGCCAGCGTCGCGGCGGCCACCGCCCTCGCGGTCTCCCTGTCCAGCGTGCTCGACCTCGCGGACGCGATCATGGTCTACATGCTCGAGATCGTGATCGTGGCCTACCGCTTCGGCCGCGGGCCCGCGCTGCTCGCCTCGGCGCTCAGCGTGGCCACCCTGGACTTCTACTTCGTCGCCCCGCACCACACCTTCGCCGTCGCCGATCTCCGGCACCTCGCCACCTTCGCCGGGCTCTTCCTCGTCGGGTTCGTCACCAGCGGCCTCGCCGAGCGGGTGCAGCGGCAAGCGACCTCGGCGCGGATGCGCGAGGCGCGCACGGCCACGCTCTACGCGCTCGCGCGCGAGCTGTCGCAGAGCCGCGACGCCCAGAAGATCGCCGCCGTCGCGGTGCGCCACGTGTTCGGCGCCGTCGCCGGCCGGGGCGTGGTCCTGCTCCTGCCGAACGGCGAAGGGCGCCTCGCGGTCGCCTGCTCCGAGCCGCGCGGGCTCGGGCTCGACGAGCGCGAGCAGGGCGTGGCCGCCTGGGCCTTCGAGCGCGGCGAGCCCGCGGGGACCGGGACGGGCACCTTGCCGGGCGCCGAGGGGCTTTACTTGCCGCTCGCCTCGGCCTCGAAGAGCGTGGGCGTCCTCGGGATCCTCCCCGCCGACGCGGCCCGCCTCGAGGACCACGAGCAGCGGGATTTGCTGGAGGCGCTCTCGCATCAGATCGCCATGGCCCTCGGCCGCACGCGGCTCGAGGAGGAGGCGCAGGAGGCGCGGCTGCTCATGGAGCGCGAGGCGCTGCGCAACACGCTCCTCAGCTCGGTCTCGCACGACCTGCGCACGCCGCTCGCGGCGATCACGGGCGCGGCGAGCACGCTCCTCGAGGGCGCGCGCGCGCTCGAGGTCATGGAGCGCGAGCTGCTCTCGACCATCTACGAGGAGGCCGAGCGGCTGAATCGCCTGGTGAGCAACCTGCTCGACATGAGCCGCCTCGAATCGGGCGGGCTCGAACTGCACCGCGAGTGGACACCGCCCGAGGAGGTCGTCGGCGCGGCGCTCAATCGGCTCGAACGGGCGCTCGAGGGGCGCGCGGTGACGGCGAGCCTGCCCGAGGATCTGCCCCTCGTGCCGCTGGACGGCGTGCTCATGGGGCAGGTACTGTTCAACCTGCTCGACAACGCCGTGAAATACACGCCAAGGGGGAGCCCCATTGATATCTCTGCCCGCGTCGAGAAAGACCGGATGATCATCGAGGTCGCGGATCGGGGGCCTGGCCTGCCGGCGGGCGCGGAGGAGCGGCTCTTCGACAAGTTCTTCCGCGGACCGGGCGGCAAGCGGACCGCGGGCACGGGCCTCGGCCTCGCCATTTGCCGCGGCATCGTCCAGGCGCACGGCGGGACCATCACGGCCGAGCAGCGGCCCGGGGGCGGGGCGATCTTCCGCATTGCGCTGCCCCTCGGCGAGGCCCCTCCCTCGGTGCCCGGAGAGCGCGCATGA
- a CDS encoding potassium transporter Kup, producing the protein MDAAAPNRVAEISAPPHAHGARSALLLGALGVVFGDIGTSPLYAIKECFSPESAHHVPTTPENVLGILSLVFWSLMLVVTVKYLTFILKADNQGAGGILALLALVPPKKGQRSPAGPLVLLVLFGAALLYGDGVITPAISVLSAMEGLEVATSTLKPAVVPLTVGILLGLFLVQKRGTEGIGKVFGPVTLVWFIALAVLGARWIVTNPSVLAAVDPRHALHFFADHKGHGFLLLGSVVLCITGGEALYADMGHFGRGPIRTAWFSVVWPALLLNYFGQGACLLQNPDAAKNPFYALVPSWALYPTVAIATAATIVASQALISGAFSLTQQAVQLGYFPRVTIVHTSKHTEGQIYIPEINRALLVACIYLVFEFHSSNSLAAAYGIAVTGTMGITTIVYFVVVTRRWGWPLWKALPPVLVFLGIDLAFFGANAAKFFHGGWFPIAMAAGIFAVMTTWKTGRRILAEAFRDRIRPLKEFLDEVAARNPHRVEGTAVFMASNPEGTPPVLLHHFKHNRVLHEQVVLLSVVSERVPEIPADQRLEVIDLSNGFYRVTARYGFMQTPHVPSALAACRDEGLAIVPKMTSYYLGRETLLPTGRSNMSRWRKGLFAFVSRNARPATAYFGLPPESVVELGMQIDL; encoded by the coding sequence ATGGATGCCGCAGCCCCCAATCGCGTGGCAGAGATCTCCGCGCCACCACACGCCCACGGCGCTCGCTCCGCCCTCCTGCTCGGCGCCCTCGGCGTCGTCTTCGGCGATATCGGCACGAGCCCGCTCTACGCCATCAAGGAGTGCTTCAGCCCCGAGAGCGCGCACCACGTCCCCACCACGCCCGAGAACGTGCTCGGCATTCTCTCGCTCGTCTTCTGGTCCTTGATGCTGGTGGTGACGGTCAAATACCTGACCTTCATCCTGAAAGCGGACAACCAGGGCGCGGGCGGCATCCTCGCCCTGCTCGCGCTCGTTCCGCCGAAGAAGGGGCAGCGCTCGCCCGCCGGGCCGCTCGTCTTGCTCGTGCTCTTCGGCGCCGCTCTCCTTTATGGCGACGGCGTGATCACCCCGGCGATCTCGGTTCTATCGGCCATGGAGGGCCTCGAGGTCGCCACGAGCACGCTGAAGCCGGCCGTCGTGCCCCTCACGGTGGGCATCTTGCTCGGGCTCTTTCTCGTGCAGAAGCGCGGCACCGAGGGCATTGGAAAGGTCTTCGGGCCGGTGACGCTCGTCTGGTTCATCGCCCTCGCGGTGCTCGGCGCGCGCTGGATCGTCACCAATCCCTCCGTGCTCGCTGCGGTCGACCCGCGGCACGCCCTTCATTTCTTCGCCGATCACAAGGGGCACGGCTTTCTGCTGCTCGGATCGGTCGTCCTCTGCATCACGGGCGGCGAGGCCCTCTATGCGGACATGGGGCATTTCGGCCGCGGGCCCATCCGCACCGCGTGGTTCTCCGTCGTCTGGCCCGCGCTCCTGCTCAACTACTTCGGCCAGGGCGCGTGTCTCTTGCAGAACCCCGACGCGGCCAAGAATCCCTTCTATGCCCTCGTGCCCTCCTGGGCGCTCTATCCGACGGTCGCCATCGCCACGGCGGCCACCATCGTCGCCTCGCAGGCGCTCATCTCGGGCGCCTTCTCGCTCACCCAGCAGGCGGTGCAGCTCGGCTATTTCCCGCGCGTGACCATCGTCCACACCTCCAAGCACACCGAGGGGCAGATCTACATCCCCGAGATCAACCGCGCCCTGCTCGTCGCGTGCATCTATCTCGTGTTCGAGTTCCACAGCTCGAATTCGCTCGCCGCCGCGTACGGCATCGCGGTCACGGGCACGATGGGCATCACCACGATCGTCTACTTCGTCGTCGTCACCAGGCGCTGGGGCTGGCCGCTCTGGAAGGCGCTGCCGCCGGTGCTCGTGTTCCTCGGCATCGATCTCGCGTTTTTCGGGGCGAACGCCGCGAAGTTCTTCCACGGCGGCTGGTTCCCGATTGCGATGGCCGCGGGCATCTTCGCCGTCATGACCACCTGGAAGACGGGCCGGCGCATCCTCGCCGAGGCGTTCAGGGACAGGATCCGCCCGCTGAAAGAGTTCCTCGACGAGGTTGCCGCGCGCAATCCCCACAGGGTCGAGGGCACGGCGGTGTTCATGGCGTCGAACCCCGAGGGCACGCCGCCGGTCCTGCTGCACCATTTCAAGCACAACCGCGTGCTGCACGAGCAGGTGGTGCTCCTGTCCGTGGTCTCCGAGCGCGTGCCCGAGATCCCTGCCGATCAGCGGCTCGAGGTGATCGACCTGAGCAATGGGTTTTATCGCGTGACCGCGCGCTACGGCTTCATGCAGACGCCGCACGTGCCGAGCGCGCTCGCCGCCTGCCGCGACGAGGGCCTCGCGATCGTTCCGAAAATGACGAGCTATTACCTCGGCCGCGAGACACTCTTGCCGACGGGGCGCTCGAACATGTCGCGGTGGAGGAAGGGCCTGTTCGCCTTCGTCTCCCGCAACGCCCGCCCCGCCACGGCCTACTTCGGCCTGCCGCCCGAGAGCGTCGTCGAGCTGGGCATGCAGATCGATCTCTGA
- the kdpC gene encoding potassium-transporting ATPase subunit KdpC: protein MRSLVRPALVLVALFTLLCGIAYPLALTGVAEVVFPAQARGSLLSGDQGEVLGSRLIGQPFSAPGYFWGRPSATAPFAYNAAASTGSNLGPTSEALAETVRARIAALRAADPENTAPVPVDLVTASGSGLDPHISPAAAQYQIGRVARARGLPEDQVRRLVDAHTEEPSLGIFGERRVDVLGLNLALDRATKSAG from the coding sequence ATGCGCTCGCTCGTTCGTCCCGCGCTCGTGCTGGTCGCGCTCTTCACCCTGCTCTGCGGCATTGCCTATCCGCTCGCCCTCACCGGCGTCGCCGAGGTCGTCTTCCCTGCGCAGGCGCGCGGCAGCCTCCTCAGCGGCGACCAGGGTGAGGTGCTCGGCTCGCGCCTCATCGGGCAGCCCTTCTCGGCGCCAGGCTATTTCTGGGGCCGCCCGTCGGCCACGGCGCCCTTCGCCTACAATGCAGCCGCCTCCACGGGGAGCAACCTCGGGCCCACCAGCGAGGCGCTCGCTGAAACCGTGCGCGCGCGCATCGCCGCCCTGCGCGCCGCGGATCCCGAAAACACCGCGCCCGTGCCCGTGGATCTCGTGACCGCCTCGGGGAGCGGGCTCGATCCGCACATCAGCCCGGCGGCCGCGCAATACCAGATCGGCCGCGTCGCCCGCGCCCGCGGCTTGCCCGAGGACCAGGTCCGGCGCCTCGTCGATGCGCACACCGAGGAGCCTTCGCTCGGCATCTTCGGCGAGCGGCGGGTCGACGTGCTCGGCTTGAACCTCGCGCTCGATCGGGCCACGAAGAGCGCCGGATGA
- the kdpB gene encoding potassium-transporting ATPase subunit KdpB, protein MPRRPLFEPKIVREAIVASFKKLDPRHQRKNPVMFVVEVGSALTTALFVHALATGKGEASPWFILAISLWLWFTVLFANFAEAMAEGRGKAQADTLRKARKDIQAHKLAEPRRDAARTVIAASALRKGDIVLVEAGEYIPIDGEVVEGVASVDESAVTGESAPVIRESGGDRSAVTGGTRVLSDWLVIRITANPGEAFLDRMISMVEGAKRKKTPNEIALDILLAALTIVFLLACVTLLPFSIFAVRAAGQGTPISMTVLVALLVCLIPTTIGGLLSAIGIAGMDRMIQANVIAMSGRAVEAAGDVDVLLLDKTGTITLGNRQAVAFLATSGTAERDLADAAQLASLADETPEGRSVVVLAKEKYGVRGRDVHALGATFVPFSAQTRMSGVDLDGRSIRKGAFEAIAKHVQSLGDAVPDEVRAMAEDIARAGGTPLVVTNGARTLGVIHLKDVVKGGMRERFVALRRMGIKTVMITGDNQLTAASIAAEAGVDDFLAEATPEAKLALIRKYQAGGRLVAMTGDGTNDAPALAQADVAVAMNTGTQAAKEAGNMVDLDSNPTKLIEIVEIGKQMLMTRGALTTFSLANDMAKYFAIIPAAFAATYPALGALNVMRLATPASAVLSAVIFNAIVIVALIPLALRGVRYLPVGAAALLRSNLLVYGLGGIVVPFVGIKIIDVLLSALGLV, encoded by the coding sequence ATGCCGCGCCGGCCGCTCTTCGAGCCGAAGATCGTCCGCGAGGCGATCGTCGCCTCGTTCAAAAAACTCGACCCGCGCCACCAACGGAAGAATCCCGTGATGTTCGTGGTCGAGGTCGGCAGCGCGCTCACCACGGCGCTGTTCGTGCACGCGCTCGCCACGGGCAAGGGGGAGGCCTCGCCGTGGTTCATCCTGGCGATCTCGCTCTGGCTCTGGTTCACCGTGCTCTTCGCCAATTTCGCGGAGGCCATGGCCGAGGGGCGCGGCAAGGCCCAGGCGGATACCTTGCGCAAAGCGCGCAAGGACATCCAGGCGCACAAGCTCGCGGAGCCCCGCAGGGACGCCGCGCGCACGGTGATCGCCGCCTCGGCGCTGCGCAAGGGCGACATCGTCCTCGTCGAGGCCGGCGAATACATCCCCATCGACGGGGAGGTCGTGGAGGGCGTGGCCTCCGTCGACGAGAGCGCCGTCACCGGCGAGAGCGCGCCCGTGATTCGCGAGAGCGGCGGCGATCGCAGCGCGGTCACCGGCGGGACGCGCGTGCTCTCGGACTGGCTCGTCATTCGCATCACTGCCAACCCCGGCGAGGCATTTCTCGACCGGATGATCTCCATGGTCGAGGGCGCCAAGCGCAAGAAGACCCCCAATGAAATCGCGCTCGACATCCTCCTCGCCGCGCTGACCATCGTCTTCTTGCTCGCCTGCGTCACGCTCCTGCCCTTCTCGATCTTCGCCGTGCGCGCCGCGGGCCAGGGCACGCCCATTTCCATGACCGTGCTCGTGGCCTTGCTGGTCTGCCTCATTCCCACGACCATCGGCGGCCTGCTCTCCGCGATTGGAATCGCGGGCATGGACCGCATGATCCAGGCCAACGTGATCGCCATGTCGGGCCGCGCGGTCGAGGCGGCCGGCGACGTGGACGTGCTCCTGCTCGACAAGACGGGGACCATCACCCTCGGCAATCGCCAGGCCGTGGCCTTCCTCGCGACCTCCGGCACTGCCGAGCGGGATCTCGCCGACGCCGCGCAGCTCGCCTCCCTCGCCGACGAGACGCCCGAGGGGCGCAGCGTGGTCGTCCTGGCCAAAGAGAAATACGGCGTACGCGGGCGCGACGTGCACGCGCTCGGCGCCACGTTCGTCCCTTTCTCGGCACAGACCCGCATGAGCGGGGTCGACCTCGACGGGCGGTCCATTCGTAAAGGGGCCTTCGAGGCGATCGCGAAGCACGTGCAATCCCTCGGCGACGCGGTGCCGGACGAGGTCCGCGCCATGGCCGAGGACATCGCGCGGGCGGGAGGTACGCCGCTGGTGGTCACCAACGGCGCCCGGACGCTCGGCGTCATTCACCTGAAGGACGTGGTCAAGGGCGGCATGAGGGAGCGCTTCGTCGCCCTGCGCCGCATGGGCATCAAGACCGTGATGATCACCGGCGACAACCAGCTCACGGCGGCCTCCATCGCGGCCGAGGCGGGCGTCGACGATTTCCTCGCCGAGGCCACGCCCGAGGCCAAGCTCGCGCTCATCCGCAAGTATCAAGCGGGCGGGCGATTGGTGGCCATGACGGGCGACGGCACCAACGACGCCCCCGCGCTCGCGCAGGCCGACGTCGCGGTCGCCATGAACACCGGCACGCAGGCCGCGAAAGAGGCCGGCAACATGGTCGATCTCGACTCCAACCCGACGAAGCTCATCGAGATCGTCGAGATCGGCAAGCAGATGCTCATGACCCGCGGCGCGCTCACCACCTTCAGCCTCGCCAACGACATGGCCAAATACTTCGCCATCATCCCCGCCGCATTCGCGGCGACGTACCCGGCGCTCGGCGCGCTCAACGTGATGCGCCTGGCGACGCCGGCGAGCGCGGTGCTCTCGGCCGTCATCTTCAATGCCATCGTCATCGTGGCCCTGATCCCGCTCGCGCTCCGCGGCGTGCGCTACCTGCCGGTGGGCGCGGCGGCCCTGCTCCGCTCGAACCTGCTCGTCTATGGCCTGGGAGGCATTGTGGTGCCGTTCGTGGGGATCAAGATCATCGATGTCCTCCTCTCCGCGCTCGGCCTCGTCTAG
- a CDS encoding response regulator, which produces MTEPSPLVLLVEDEPQMRRFLRALLDSHGYRVVEAQTARDAIAEATARAPELVLLDLGLPDGDGIEVTRRLREWSRTPIIVISARGREADKIEALDAGADDYLTKPFGAGELLARLRVAMRHAHHAAAGAPESVIEIGDVRVDLARRQVLRGGAEVHLTPLEYKLVAVLAQNAGKVVTHRQLLREVWGPGHVEQPHYLRVYMGQIRHKLEADPARPRFFLTEPGVGYRLKTE; this is translated from the coding sequence ATGACCGAGCCCTCGCCCCTCGTGCTCCTCGTCGAGGACGAACCTCAAATGCGGCGCTTTCTGCGCGCGCTGCTCGACAGCCACGGCTATCGGGTGGTGGAGGCGCAGACGGCCCGCGACGCGATCGCGGAGGCGACGGCGCGCGCGCCGGAGCTGGTGCTGCTCGATCTGGGGCTGCCGGACGGCGATGGAATCGAGGTGACGCGGCGCCTTCGGGAGTGGAGCCGGACGCCGATCATCGTGATCTCGGCGCGGGGGCGCGAGGCGGACAAGATCGAGGCGCTCGACGCGGGCGCGGACGATTACCTGACGAAACCCTTCGGCGCGGGCGAGCTGCTCGCGCGCCTGCGCGTGGCCATGCGGCACGCACATCACGCGGCGGCGGGCGCGCCGGAGTCGGTGATCGAGATCGGGGACGTGCGCGTCGACCTCGCGCGCAGGCAGGTCCTGCGCGGCGGCGCCGAGGTGCACCTGACGCCGCTCGAATACAAGCTCGTCGCGGTCCTCGCGCAGAACGCGGGCAAGGTGGTGACGCATCGCCAGCTCCTGCGCGAGGTGTGGGGGCCGGGGCACGTGGAACAGCCGCATTACCTGCGGGTGTACATGGGGCAGATCAGGCACAAGCTCGAGGCGGATCCTGCGCGACCGCGGTTCTTTCTCACGGAGCCGGGGGTGGGGTATCGACTGAAGACGGAGTGA
- a CDS encoding monovalent cation:proton antiporter-2 (CPA2) family protein encodes MLHESAIFLAAAVIAVSIFKRLGLGSVLGYLAAGALIGPSGLRLIKEVEGTLHFAELGVVLLLFLIGLELHPSRLWKMRGMVFGLGGAQVGLTTAVVTLLGRALGAPWTVALVAGVGLSMSSTAFATQILGEKNELAMPHGRSAFGILLFQDLAAIPALALIPMLGPQPATSSGSSSTHALVVVGVLAGLILTGRFLLRPAFRFIAQARSHELSIASALLVVIGTALVMTQVGLSMALGAFMAGVLLAGSEYRHELEANIEPFKGLLLGLFFIAVGMSANLRMVVERPIAVVGLVVLLVAVKLGLLFALGRTAKLDMKSSTSLGVSISQGGEFAFVIFGVARGAGVMARETVELLIVVVTISMALTPLLFIARDRISERLATKEERAFDEIHDDGSRVIIAGFGRFGQIVGRVLRLKHIPFTALDASPTHVDFLRRFGNLIYYGDASRVDLLRAARADRAEVFVLAIDDPEAAMRTLRVVQEHFPHLKIVARARNRQHAYALLDAGVKTVIRENFAGSVEAAQAALEELGMPTGEARSTVRKFAEYDEAMVRKVYVHRNDEKALVESAKHYAEELERIFEQDARSD; translated from the coding sequence ATGCTCCACGAATCTGCCATCTTCCTCGCCGCCGCCGTCATCGCCGTCTCCATCTTCAAGCGCCTCGGGCTCGGCTCGGTGCTCGGCTATCTCGCGGCCGGCGCGCTGATCGGGCCCTCGGGCCTCAGGCTCATCAAGGAGGTCGAGGGGACGCTCCATTTCGCCGAGCTCGGGGTCGTCCTGCTCCTCTTTCTCATTGGCCTCGAGCTGCACCCGAGCCGCCTGTGGAAGATGCGGGGCATGGTCTTCGGCCTCGGGGGCGCGCAGGTCGGGCTCACGACGGCCGTGGTCACGCTCCTCGGCCGAGCCCTCGGCGCGCCGTGGACGGTGGCGCTCGTCGCCGGCGTCGGCCTGTCCATGTCGTCGACGGCGTTCGCGACCCAGATCCTCGGCGAGAAGAACGAGCTTGCAATGCCGCACGGGCGTTCGGCCTTCGGCATTCTCCTGTTCCAGGATCTCGCCGCCATTCCCGCCCTGGCGCTCATTCCGATGCTCGGGCCACAGCCCGCGACCTCGTCCGGCAGCTCGTCCACGCACGCGCTCGTGGTCGTGGGGGTGCTCGCGGGGCTCATCCTCACGGGCCGCTTTCTCCTGCGGCCGGCGTTCCGCTTCATCGCGCAGGCGCGCAGCCACGAGCTATCGATTGCCTCTGCGCTCCTCGTCGTCATCGGCACGGCCCTCGTGATGACGCAGGTGGGGCTCTCCATGGCGCTCGGCGCGTTCATGGCCGGCGTGCTCCTCGCGGGCTCGGAGTATCGCCACGAGCTCGAGGCGAACATCGAGCCGTTCAAGGGGCTGCTCCTCGGCCTTTTCTTCATCGCCGTCGGCATGTCCGCGAACCTGCGAATGGTCGTGGAGCGGCCGATCGCGGTGGTGGGGCTCGTCGTGCTGCTCGTCGCGGTGAAGCTCGGCCTGCTCTTCGCGCTCGGGCGGACGGCGAAGCTCGACATGAAGAGCTCGACGAGCCTCGGGGTCTCGATCTCGCAGGGCGGGGAGTTCGCATTCGTCATTTTCGGCGTGGCGCGCGGCGCGGGCGTGATGGCGCGCGAGACGGTGGAGCTGCTCATCGTGGTGGTGACGATCTCGATGGCGCTCACGCCGCTCCTGTTCATCGCGCGTGACCGGATCTCGGAGCGGCTCGCGACGAAAGAGGAGCGCGCGTTCGACGAGATCCACGACGACGGCAGCCGCGTGATCATCGCTGGCTTCGGGCGCTTCGGTCAGATCGTCGGCCGCGTCCTGCGGCTCAAGCACATCCCTTTCACGGCGCTCGACGCGAGCCCGACGCACGTGGACTTCCTCCGTCGCTTCGGCAACCTGATCTATTACGGGGACGCCTCGCGCGTGGACCTCCTGCGCGCCGCCCGGGCCGACCGAGCAGAAGTATTCGTCCTGGCGATCGACGATCCCGAGGCGGCCATGCGCACGCTGCGGGTGGTGCAGGAGCATTTCCCGCACCTCAAGATCGTCGCGCGGGCGCGCAACCGCCAGCACGCGTATGCGTTGCTCGACGCCGGCGTCAAGACGGTCATCCGCGAGAACTTCGCGGGGAGCGTCGAGGCGGCGCAGGCCGCGCTCGAGGAGCTGGGAATGCCCACGGGCGAGGCGCGCAGCACGGTGCGCAAGTTCGCCGAATACGACGAGGCGATGGTTCGAAAAGTGTACGTGCATCGGAACGACGAGAAGGCGCTCGTCGAGTCGGCCAAGCACTATGCCGAGGAGCTCGAGCGCATCTTCGAGCAGGACGCCCGGAGCGACTAG